One window of Candidatus Tiamatella incendiivivens genomic DNA carries:
- a CDS encoding 3-oxoacyl-ACP reductase FabG, translating to MNLYDLKGKTALVTGSSRGIGAATVLAFAKRGANIVINYNTSKEKALETAAKAKEYGVEAIVVKADVGDWEEAGKLVDEAVNAFEGIDYLVNNAGIFELKPFIETRPDDWYRMLKTHVLGAMNVTRRALPYMRKGGGIVNISSIVGVKPSPGPGRVSYSTAKAALVGFTISLAVELADKGIRVNAVAPGLTLTEMVVKGIPNLDERAKKIPVKRIGTPGEIAEAIVFMAIHPYITGEVLVVSGGE from the coding sequence ATGAACCTTTATGACCTCAAAGGAAAAACCGCTCTTGTAACAGGCTCATCCAGAGGTATTGGAGCTGCCACAGTTTTAGCATTTGCTAAACGAGGAGCCAACATTGTCATAAACTATAATACAAGCAAGGAAAAGGCTCTTGAAACTGCTGCCAAAGCCAAAGAGTATGGTGTTGAGGCAATAGTTGTAAAAGCTGATGTAGGTGACTGGGAGGAAGCTGGGAAGCTTGTAGATGAAGCTGTAAACGCGTTTGAAGGTATAGATTACCTAGTCAATAATGCCGGTATATTTGAATTGAAACCATTCATTGAAACTAGACCAGATGACTGGTATAGAATGCTTAAAACCCACGTTCTCGGAGCCATGAATGTTACAAGGAGAGCACTACCATATATGAGGAAAGGGGGTGGAATCGTCAATATTTCAAGTATTGTTGGTGTAAAACCCTCTCCTGGCCCAGGTAGAGTAAGCTATTCTACCGCAAAAGCTGCATTGGTAGGTTTTACGATTAGTCTAGCTGTAGAGCTAGCTGATAAAGGAATTAGAGTTAATGCCGTTGCACCGGGACTTACATTAACTGAAATGGTGGTTAAAGGAATACCTAATCTAGATGAAAGAGCAAAGAAGATACCTGTTAAACGTATAGGTACTCCTGGAGAGATAGCTGAGGCTATAGTCTTTATGGCAATTCACCCATATATAACTGGAGAGGTACTAGTAGTTTCGGGTGGAGAGTAA
- a CDS encoding cysteine desulfurase, with the protein MFDVGRVRSDFPELQEGLVYLDNAASTLKPVSVIEAMKLFSLHEYANVHRGAYKLSIEASIKYDKAREKAADFIKAEPSEVVLTYNSTDSLRRIALILLGNRIVSKGDEILITEAEHHSNILPWRGLANLTGATLRLLPVNNEGVPRWDLLDDYLTEKTKVFSFGHVSNVTGSIAPVREVSRKAKEKGVIVVLDSAQGAPHLSINVREMGIDFLVFSGHKMLGPTGIGVLWMKKEFSEKFDPVFGGGGTIRDVIKDNGNLNVEWGRPPLKWEAGTPPIIEAIGLGKAIEYLEKLGMHEITKYEEELTGFLFDSLEDSIGDKIRILGPLDPRKRLGIISFTVKGYTVDAVALYLSRKGIAVRIGKHCAHPLHYALEANDGSVRVSLYLYNTREEVEKFIDTLKSLIK; encoded by the coding sequence TTGTTTGACGTAGGAAGAGTGAGATCAGATTTTCCTGAGCTCCAAGAGGGCTTGGTTTATTTAGACAATGCTGCAAGTACTCTCAAACCCGTAAGTGTAATTGAGGCAATGAAATTATTTTCCCTACATGAATACGCTAATGTCCACAGAGGAGCATACAAGCTGAGTATAGAAGCATCAATCAAATATGATAAAGCTAGAGAAAAAGCTGCAGATTTTATAAAAGCTGAACCCAGCGAAGTAGTCCTTACATATAATTCAACTGATAGTCTGAGGAGAATAGCACTTATCCTACTAGGAAACAGAATAGTTTCAAAGGGAGATGAAATACTAATAACAGAGGCAGAACATCATAGTAATATACTACCTTGGAGAGGACTGGCTAATTTAACAGGTGCAACTCTAAGACTCCTACCCGTTAATAATGAAGGAGTCCCTCGATGGGATCTTCTAGATGATTATCTTACAGAAAAAACTAAGGTATTCTCATTCGGCCATGTCTCTAATGTGACTGGAAGCATAGCTCCTGTTCGAGAAGTTTCGAGGAAAGCCAAAGAAAAGGGTGTAATCGTAGTTCTTGATTCTGCACAGGGAGCTCCTCATCTCAGTATTAATGTGAGGGAAATGGGGATAGATTTCCTTGTTTTCAGCGGGCATAAAATGCTCGGTCCCACAGGTATAGGAGTTCTGTGGATGAAAAAAGAGTTCTCCGAAAAATTTGATCCTGTTTTCGGTGGAGGAGGAACCATCAGAGATGTAATCAAAGATAATGGTAACTTGAATGTAGAATGGGGTAGACCGCCACTGAAATGGGAAGCCGGTACTCCGCCTATTATTGAAGCGATAGGGCTAGGTAAGGCAATTGAATACTTAGAAAAACTTGGTATGCATGAGATTACCAAGTATGAGGAAGAATTAACTGGTTTTCTGTTCGATTCACTAGAGGATTCTATCGGTGATAAGATAAGGATACTAGGACCGTTGGATCCTAGGAAAAGGCTTGGTATTATTAGCTTCACAGTGAAAGGCTATACAGTGGATGCCGTAGCTCTCTATCTATCGAGAAAAGGAATTGCAGTGAGAATAGGGAAACATTGTGCACATCCACTACACTATGCGTTAGAAGCGAATGATGGTAGTGTTCGAGTGAGCCTTTACTTGTATAATACGAGAGAGGAAGTGGAGAAATTCATAGATACTCTTAAATCACTGATAAAATGA
- a CDS encoding DUF4234 domain-containing protein, which yields MNINFPERSPVLWTVLSVITGGLLALYVLHFLNKDFYHHDQREFYIWEDLGKAMEKLGQPLSTRTFFRIPDRNTVIYIVLTLVTAGLFGFYWVYVTTVDPNEHFKQHRLLEGELLDKIEKLET from the coding sequence ATGAATATTAACTTTCCTGAGAGAAGCCCTGTACTCTGGACGGTTCTATCAGTAATAACAGGAGGACTACTAGCATTATATGTTCTCCATTTCCTGAACAAGGACTTCTATCACCACGACCAAAGAGAGTTCTATATATGGGAGGACCTGGGCAAAGCTATGGAGAAACTCGGTCAGCCGCTATCGACGAGGACCTTCTTCAGAATACCAGATAGGAACACTGTAATTTACATAGTGCTAACTCTAGTCACTGCAGGGCTCTTTGGATTCTACTGGGTATACGTAACAACAGTTGATCCTAATGAACATTTTAAGCAACACAGGTTACTAGAGGGCGAACTATTAGATAAGATTGAGAAGCTTGAAACATAA
- a CDS encoding methyltransferase domain-containing protein, translated as MSTAGIFDKYHEKYDNWYSENTIIALNELKTVKQALDYPYHPCLEVGVGSGWFASKVVCDIGLDPSYNMLLKAKKRRIEVIQGLGESLPSRSRVFKTVLIIVTICFVDNSNLVLKEAVRVVKGDGRIILCIVPRDSPWGKYYTKLSKAGHLFYRVARFYTINELIRIASRMNLELEKCMGTLSFHPEDTPFREGPRKCIGGEGFVCLRFKPSFPQTSQSYQ; from the coding sequence TTGTCGACTGCAGGTATTTTTGACAAATACCATGAAAAATATGATAACTGGTATTCAGAGAACACAATAATAGCCCTCAATGAATTAAAAACAGTTAAACAAGCCCTGGACTATCCATACCATCCTTGCCTTGAGGTGGGAGTAGGTTCAGGATGGTTCGCCAGTAAAGTAGTATGCGACATAGGATTGGATCCTAGTTATAACATGCTTTTGAAAGCGAAGAAAAGGAGAATCGAGGTTATACAGGGATTAGGCGAATCCCTTCCATCAAGATCAAGGGTATTTAAGACGGTTTTGATTATAGTGACTATATGCTTCGTTGATAACTCTAACCTCGTTCTTAAAGAAGCAGTGAGGGTCGTAAAGGGAGATGGGAGAATTATCCTTTGCATAGTTCCACGTGATAGCCCTTGGGGGAAATACTATACTAAACTCTCAAAAGCAGGTCATTTATTCTACAGGGTAGCTAGGTTCTACACGATAAACGAGTTGATACGAATTGCATCTCGGATGAATTTAGAGTTAGAAAAATGTATGGGTACACTAAGTTTTCATCCTGAAGATACTCCGTTCAGAGAAGGGCCAAGAAAATGTATAGGGGGGGAGGGGTTTGTATGTTTGAGATTTAAGCCAAGTTTTCCTCAAACTTCTCAATCTTATCAATAA
- a CDS encoding DUF5679 domain-containing protein, with protein sequence MAKKKPEIEVFCVKCRKKMKTNNYEVVTLKNGRKAIKAVCPGDCGITYKFVSEKTLKDLGLA encoded by the coding sequence ATGGCCAAGAAAAAGCCTGAAATAGAAGTATTTTGTGTTAAGTGCAGGAAGAAAATGAAGACAAACAACTATGAGGTTGTTACACTCAAGAACGGCAGGAAAGCCATAAAAGCCGTATGTCCCGGTGACTGTGGCATAACCTACAAATTTGTAAGCGAGAAGACACTTAAAGATCTAGGCCTAGCCTAA
- a CDS encoding PhoH family protein: MGKVTPKTTGQKRLFKVLKTNKSKIVGVFGPSGTGKSMISLLYAIDSILNSVYKRVVISKPLIDIETSSELPLLKNHEVWKESVRAYLRDLVYRFVDTRVLEDLESKGKILYVHPHLLRGRSFDDSLIIMDDIQNVPPDVVSEIVLRLGENSRLIIIGDPILQARKVNSAKIARSLLLGELDGTEVVDLGIRDIVRPGAKLGIKLLFEARMRGRKLSKAEEDALNGASRIAPDAAVITALDLESLKEKWKISSEHTPDIVLIVKEGHLPRLIGSGGERISRLEEELNARIRGLELTLDFTEVVRAIHPVGWVHKHVRKADLVGSDIVFVIARDGIGAFIGQKGFYAKFLEDSLRRLIGVGVKVEEPLPPKKRK; the protein is encoded by the coding sequence ATGGGAAAAGTAACCCCTAAAACGACCGGTCAGAAAAGGCTGTTTAAAGTACTTAAGACTAACAAAAGCAAGATAGTTGGCGTATTCGGTCCAAGCGGGACGGGTAAGAGCATGATAAGCTTACTATACGCGATTGACTCAATATTAAATAGTGTATACAAGAGAGTTGTAATTTCAAAACCGTTAATCGATATTGAAACCAGTAGCGAACTCCCATTATTGAAGAACCATGAGGTATGGAAGGAGTCCGTAAGGGCCTATCTTCGAGATCTTGTATACAGGTTTGTTGATACTAGGGTTCTCGAAGACTTGGAGTCTAAAGGTAAAATCCTCTATGTTCACCCGCACCTACTTAGAGGAAGGAGTTTTGATGATTCCCTCATAATTATGGATGATATTCAGAATGTTCCACCGGATGTAGTTTCTGAAATAGTTTTACGGCTAGGTGAGAATTCCAGGTTAATAATTATAGGTGATCCTATACTTCAAGCTAGAAAGGTTAATTCAGCGAAAATTGCTAGGAGCTTACTTCTAGGAGAACTGGATGGAACTGAAGTTGTCGACCTAGGAATAAGAGATATTGTAAGGCCAGGAGCCAAGCTGGGTATCAAGTTACTATTCGAGGCTAGGATGAGAGGAAGGAAGCTATCAAAAGCAGAGGAGGACGCGTTAAATGGTGCTTCAAGAATCGCACCGGATGCAGCTGTCATCACAGCATTAGACCTTGAATCTTTGAAGGAGAAATGGAAAATTTCTAGTGAGCATACTCCTGATATAGTCCTTATAGTCAAGGAAGGGCACTTACCTCGCTTGATAGGATCAGGTGGTGAGAGAATAAGTAGACTTGAAGAGGAGTTAAACGCTAGAATAAGAGGTTTAGAATTGACTTTAGATTTTACCGAAGTGGTAAGAGCTATACATCCTGTAGGTTGGGTTCATAAACATGTGAGGAAGGCTGATTTAGTAGGGTCTGATATAGTGTTTGTCATTGCAAGGGACGGTATTGGAGCTTTCATAGGGCAGAAAGGATTCTATGCTAAATTTCTCGAAGACTCATTAAGAAGGTTGATAGGTGTGGGAGTCAAGGTAGAAGAACCGTTACCTCCTAAGAAGAGGAAGTGA
- a CDS encoding carbon-nitrogen hydrolase family protein — translation MVRVKIGVLQFPRDDEVLEKNVEKARELIQSSTADLIFMSENWLSKKPVDIVEYMNIVENLSMTREDAYVFSGCQYVKLGNTIRSVGLAAITGESRISCEKIYPSNAVGERGKISPGVYIDPVPTKAGLVGCVACVDIMYPEIARLHALSGAVLIYNPASMPYDRLNLWHSIGVARAAENQVFYVGVNTLGTTYVDGRPTVGGSFVVDPTGNIVFSVTEEEGLFEVDLDLSMIDEIRERRRYIDDVKETVSSFYDRFRFMMTHR, via the coding sequence TTGGTTAGAGTCAAAATAGGTGTTCTACAATTTCCTAGGGATGATGAAGTTCTAGAGAAAAATGTTGAGAAAGCTAGAGAACTAATTCAATCGTCAACTGCTGATCTAATATTCATGTCTGAGAACTGGTTATCGAAAAAACCTGTTGACATTGTTGAGTACATGAATATCGTTGAGAACCTCTCTATGACAAGGGAGGACGCGTATGTTTTCTCAGGATGCCAATACGTAAAGCTTGGTAATACTATTAGAAGCGTCGGATTAGCAGCAATAACCGGTGAGAGTAGGATTTCATGCGAAAAAATATATCCATCTAATGCTGTAGGGGAAAGAGGTAAGATTTCTCCGGGAGTTTACATAGATCCTGTTCCTACTAAAGCGGGGCTTGTTGGTTGTGTAGCATGTGTAGATATAATGTACCCTGAAATTGCCAGGCTCCACGCACTGAGTGGAGCGGTATTGATATATAATCCTGCCAGCATGCCGTATGATAGGCTAAATCTGTGGCACAGTATAGGTGTAGCTAGGGCCGCTGAGAACCAAGTCTTTTATGTAGGGGTAAACACTTTGGGCACTACTTACGTTGACGGGCGGCCTACGGTAGGCGGTAGCTTCGTAGTTGATCCCACAGGGAACATAGTCTTCAGTGTTACAGAAGAAGAGGGATTGTTCGAGGTCGATTTAGATCTATCAATGATAGATGAGATTAGGGAAAGAAGACGCTATATTGACGATGTGAAGGAGACTGTTTCATCTTTCTATGATAGATTTAGGTTTATGATGACTCATAGATGA
- a CDS encoding helix-turn-helix domain-containing protein: protein MSLVDECVDIVEKLYKEDKPIKEIVKHCHNSMSVVYKAINRLEKQGRIKRRRRNYNHRGYLSKDELNKIKRMYKQGTSLYAISKKLGRPVSTVYYAVKKLGL, encoded by the coding sequence ATGTCGCTAGTTGATGAATGTGTGGATATCGTAGAGAAATTATACAAGGAAGACAAGCCTATTAAAGAAATAGTGAAACATTGCCATAACAGTATGAGCGTGGTATATAAAGCAATAAATAGGCTGGAAAAGCAAGGTAGAATAAAGAGGAGAAGAAGGAACTATAATCACAGAGGTTACCTTTCTAAAGATGAATTAAACAAGATAAAGAGAATGTATAAACAAGGAACGAGTCTTTATGCTATTAGCAAGAAACTAGGCCGTCCTGTCTCGACAGTGTATTATGCGGTTAAGAAGCTAGGTCTATAA
- a CDS encoding citrate/2-methylcitrate synthase → MAQQQYIRAPKGLAGVIVDQTHLSGVDPSGQATIYRGYTIDDIGEHASFYEAAHLFLYGHLPCEDELKEIKKKIDYERGNIPEKLFDALKLSPATHPMYYGSYGVTLLGQYLAPEWDFSDETLFDHAIKLIAKLPVVFTAGWSLARSGTLIRPDSSLDHATDVLRMITGRMPNKVEARAFESSLVLYMDHGFNASTFTVRVIASTLSDIYSAVAGGVGALKGPLHGGANEKAMTMFLEAEKEAKAKGVPLKEYIAEYIKDKLAKKEKIMGFGHRVYKVHDPRTDVLRKYIEQLEGGHYWIEVLEASEKVVKQEKNLPANVDLYTAPLYYLLGIPIPMYTPIFAMGRIVGWTSHYIEQVKNNRIIRPTEEFVGPTGLKYKPIEERKCGQ, encoded by the coding sequence ATGGCACAACAACAATATATCCGTGCACCTAAAGGGTTAGCCGGAGTAATTGTAGACCAAACGCATCTAAGTGGGGTTGACCCATCTGGACAAGCAACTATCTATAGAGGATATACCATTGATGACATAGGAGAACACGCTAGCTTCTACGAAGCAGCCCACCTATTCCTCTACGGCCATCTGCCATGCGAGGATGAACTGAAGGAGATAAAGAAGAAAATAGACTATGAGAGGGGGAATATTCCGGAGAAACTCTTCGACGCATTGAAATTGTCTCCAGCAACACATCCAATGTACTATGGTTCCTATGGTGTGACGCTTCTCGGGCAGTACTTAGCACCTGAATGGGACTTCTCCGATGAAACATTATTTGATCATGCAATAAAACTAATAGCTAAACTGCCTGTAGTATTCACTGCAGGATGGAGTTTAGCTAGAAGTGGAACCCTAATCAGACCTGATTCAAGCCTCGACCACGCGACAGACGTACTGAGGATGATAACGGGAAGAATGCCAAATAAAGTAGAAGCAAGGGCATTCGAATCCAGCCTAGTCCTCTACATGGATCACGGTTTCAACGCTAGCACATTTACTGTAAGAGTCATAGCTAGTACACTAAGCGACATATATAGTGCAGTAGCTGGTGGCGTCGGAGCACTTAAAGGCCCATTACACGGGGGAGCAAACGAGAAGGCCATGACAATGTTCCTCGAAGCAGAGAAGGAGGCCAAAGCAAAGGGTGTACCGCTCAAGGAATACATTGCTGAGTACATTAAAGACAAGCTGGCTAAAAAAGAGAAAATCATGGGGTTCGGCCATAGAGTCTATAAAGTCCACGACCCGAGAACTGATGTACTAAGAAAATACATTGAACAACTAGAAGGTGGACACTACTGGATAGAAGTTCTAGAAGCCTCTGAGAAAGTTGTGAAGCAAGAGAAGAATCTACCGGCAAACGTTGACCTATACACTGCGCCACTATACTATCTACTTGGAATACCTATACCCATGTACACACCTATATTTGCTATGGGAAGAATAGTTGGATGGACAAGCCATTACATAGAGCAAGTCAAGAACAACAGGATAATAAGACCAACTGAAGAGTTCGTAGGTCCAACGGGATTAAAGTACAAGCCTATTGAAGAAAGGAAGTGCGGGCAGTAA
- a CDS encoding DUF4234 domain-containing protein, which yields MSTIERLKQDIRMRNETDYIMPPWLPFISILLLLIGAMLLIAALALSDMNNISSLQETTITITRNKNIVGLNLEAATGSSILGASTALMVLGGLIQLYVIYKWVDRMNKHFKRTTLFYKDLAEYFNEKGLTKRAESLRNIIRQMELDQTEHGPFLWVILVLIINILIYYVYHFLTKDFYIHNRRELYLWEETSKAMEELGYPLIFRSIYSIPNRNTVLYFILSLITMGLFQLYWVYTLTVDPNNHFKEHIRLEDELIDKIEKFEENLA from the coding sequence ATGAGTACAATCGAAAGATTAAAACAAGATATACGTATGAGAAATGAAACTGATTATATAATGCCTCCCTGGCTGCCATTCATTTCTATACTACTCTTACTAATCGGGGCTATGCTATTAATAGCAGCCTTAGCCCTTTCTGATATGAACAATATCTCATCGCTCCAAGAAACCACTATAACGATAACAAGAAACAAAAATATTGTAGGCCTAAACTTAGAGGCTGCTACCGGCTCAAGTATCCTCGGTGCAAGCACGGCATTAATGGTTCTAGGCGGTCTCATTCAGCTATATGTTATATATAAATGGGTTGACAGAATGAACAAACACTTCAAACGCACCACATTATTCTACAAAGATCTAGCAGAATATTTCAATGAGAAGGGGCTTACAAAGAGGGCGGAATCTTTGAGAAACATCATCAGGCAGATGGAATTAGATCAAACTGAGCACGGGCCATTCCTATGGGTTATACTCGTCTTGATAATTAACATTCTAATATACTATGTCTACCATTTTCTAACCAAGGATTTCTATATACATAACAGGAGAGAGCTATATCTATGGGAGGAAACGTCAAAAGCTATGGAAGAATTAGGGTATCCGCTAATCTTTAGATCAATATACAGTATACCAAATAGAAATACTGTTCTATACTTCATTCTCTCATTGATCACTATGGGACTATTCCAGTTATACTGGGTTTATACCTTAACAGTCGATCCAAATAACCACTTTAAAGAGCATATTAGATTAGAGGATGAACTTATTGATAAGATTGAGAAGTTTGAGGAAAACTTGGCTTAA
- the albA gene encoding DNA-binding protein Alba yields MEEETPTPANVILIGKKPVMNYVLATLTLLSNTDANEVIIKARGRSICKAVDTAEIVRNRFLKNLDVKSVTIGSQQVTNPDGRTSRVSTVEIVLAKV; encoded by the coding sequence ATGGAAGAAGAAACACCCACACCTGCAAACGTAATTCTAATAGGTAAGAAACCTGTAATGAACTATGTATTAGCGACACTAACCCTGCTCAGCAACACAGATGCCAATGAAGTAATAATCAAGGCACGCGGCAGGAGCATATGCAAGGCAGTCGATACAGCAGAGATAGTAAGGAACAGGTTCCTCAAGAACCTTGACGTTAAATCAGTCACCATCGGCAGCCAGCAAGTAACCAATCCCGACGGAAGAACCAGCAGGGTCTCAACAGTAGAGATAGTACTTGCCAAGGTCTAA
- a CDS encoding MATE family efflux transporter codes for MGPANFLRGKYAKEAIRIGWPLVIVESLDSIVSITDTFFVSRLGDDAIAGVGLASYIGWLLSVFGSLYYVGVMVLVAQAVGSKQIKKASKIVGESLSASALIAIPIVLLGYTYASQLIGLIGGTGTVQYLGSSYMSLRVVGLEFWFILLVLDASFRGSGVTKPLIYSSVTTATVNTILDPLLIYGYLGFPRMGVRGAAFASVISIALGALLDFLLTTRFLEFSAKPRIPSFYAVHAARVGFPAFVERVVFAGGNNLYMKSISTCGAITIAAHTIGVRIESIAYMPAFAVSTAASSIIGQLVGAGEESEARKAGFEIAGITALLMLVVGMLLVGISPFAPEAFTSNPETRRLAMIYLILAGVSEPGLGVIMTIGGSIRGAGETRVPTIINLASLYAARILPAYIIASNHIALMGICPLGQWLSMDLDIGVRTVIFIYVYYRFIHRLTKKLV; via the coding sequence TTGGGGCCAGCAAACTTTCTGAGAGGAAAGTATGCGAAGGAAGCAATAAGAATAGGCTGGCCCCTTGTTATAGTAGAATCACTCGATAGTATAGTCTCAATAACCGACACCTTCTTTGTCTCCCGGTTAGGCGATGATGCGATAGCTGGGGTCGGATTAGCCTCGTATATAGGGTGGTTACTATCTGTTTTCGGATCACTCTACTACGTAGGAGTAATGGTACTTGTTGCCCAAGCAGTTGGGTCGAAACAGATTAAAAAAGCCAGTAAAATAGTTGGTGAATCACTATCGGCATCAGCGCTCATAGCTATACCTATAGTTCTCCTGGGTTATACATATGCAAGCCAGCTTATAGGCTTGATAGGTGGAACAGGAACCGTTCAATACTTAGGTTCTAGTTATATGAGTCTTAGAGTCGTAGGCTTAGAGTTTTGGTTCATACTCTTGGTGTTAGACGCGTCGTTCAGAGGTTCAGGTGTGACAAAACCGCTCATCTACTCGTCTGTAACAACAGCAACAGTAAACACTATACTAGACCCCCTTCTTATATACGGTTATCTGGGCTTCCCTCGCATGGGTGTTCGCGGCGCCGCTTTCGCATCTGTAATAAGCATAGCACTGGGAGCATTACTTGATTTCTTATTAACTACTAGATTTCTTGAATTCTCAGCTAAACCCCGAATACCTTCATTCTACGCGGTGCATGCGGCGAGAGTAGGATTCCCCGCATTTGTTGAAAGAGTAGTTTTCGCTGGTGGAAATAATCTCTATATGAAATCTATTAGTACCTGTGGGGCGATCACTATAGCAGCCCACACAATAGGTGTGCGAATAGAATCGATAGCATACATGCCAGCATTTGCTGTTAGCACCGCAGCATCAAGTATAATTGGACAACTAGTCGGAGCAGGAGAAGAGAGTGAAGCACGTAAAGCGGGATTCGAGATTGCAGGGATAACGGCACTACTTATGCTAGTGGTGGGTATGCTTCTAGTTGGAATATCACCGTTCGCCCCTGAAGCCTTTACCAGCAATCCTGAGACAAGGAGACTAGCAATGATCTACCTTATCCTAGCAGGTGTCTCAGAACCCGGACTAGGAGTGATAATGACCATAGGAGGATCCATTCGTGGAGCGGGAGAGACTAGAGTTCCGACTATTATAAATCTAGCAAGCCTATATGCTGCCCGCATACTACCAGCATACATTATTGCATCAAACCATATAGCACTCATGGGCATATGCCCACTAGGACAATGGCTTTCAATGGATCTTGACATAGGGGTCAGAACCGTAATTTTCATATATGTATACTATAGGTTTATACATAGATTGACCAAGAAACTTGTATAA
- a CDS encoding CBS domain-containing protein, producing the protein MSQEYKVKDVMLKNPVTVREDETVFDAVKKMAELNIGAIPVVNKEGRVVGIFSERDLLKRVVVRELSYETKIKEVMTKDPVTVSPEASVEEAKEVMAKIKARHLPVIDENSQLVGVVSLSDIDLSVY; encoded by the coding sequence TTGAGTCAGGAGTACAAAGTCAAAGATGTAATGTTGAAAAACCCTGTTACAGTAAGAGAAGATGAGACTGTTTTTGATGCTGTTAAAAAGATGGCTGAATTGAATATAGGCGCTATACCAGTCGTTAATAAGGAGGGCAGGGTTGTTGGTATATTTTCTGAACGTGACCTTCTTAAGCGAGTTGTGGTAAGAGAACTCTCCTATGAGACTAAGATAAAGGAGGTCATGACCAAAGATCCTGTGACAGTATCTCCTGAAGCGTCGGTGGAAGAAGCGAAAGAGGTTATGGCTAAGATAAAGGCACGGCATTTACCTGTAATAGACGAGAATAGCCAACTAGTTGGTGTGGTTAGTCTTTCAGACATAGATTTAAGCGTATATTAA
- a CDS encoding DMT family transporter, which yields MDSRTLFYGIMAILAWGLWGVLIKYATMRGMTGVAVYIVASLAPFLVIPWIYLAYKPKILIGISLLVILTAGVFGTLGYLFVIKALEKASAGTIIAMTSIYPAVTFILSYIFLGEQADPKKIAGILLALTGVILLSLE from the coding sequence TTGGACTCTAGAACACTATTCTACGGCATAATGGCAATACTTGCTTGGGGTTTATGGGGGGTCCTAATCAAATATGCAACTATGAGAGGTATGACAGGAGTAGCTGTTTACATTGTTGCATCATTAGCTCCCTTCCTAGTTATTCCATGGATATACCTAGCATACAAACCAAAAATACTAATAGGTATATCATTGTTAGTTATTTTAACTGCAGGTGTATTCGGAACACTGGGTTATCTATTCGTCATAAAAGCCCTTGAAAAAGCATCAGCAGGGACAATTATTGCTATGACAAGTATTTATCCAGCAGTCACATTCATATTGTCATACATATTTCTCGGAGAACAAGCGGATCCCAAGAAAATTGCAGGGATACTGTTAGCATTAACAGGTGTTATTCTTTTGTCTCTAGAATAA